One segment of Variovorax sp. PAMC28562 DNA contains the following:
- a CDS encoding DNA-3-methyladenine glycosylase — MPSRSPSVIDFNASSDEVARHLIGLTLLVDGVGGRIVETEAYDRDDPASHSFSGPTSRNASMFGSPGRAYVYRSYGIHWCLNFVCREKGHGAAVLIRAIEPTMGLDRMRERRGLDEARLLCAGPGRLAQALGIDDGFNGKPLDAPPFLLIAPPDGEPDAVVDAGLRIGISKAIDTPWRFGEKGSRFLSKPLGRKP, encoded by the coding sequence ATGCCATCTCGATCACCGTCCGTCATCGATTTCAACGCATCCTCCGATGAGGTCGCGCGGCACCTCATCGGCCTCACTTTGCTGGTCGACGGCGTGGGCGGGCGCATCGTCGAAACCGAGGCCTACGACCGGGACGACCCGGCCTCGCACAGCTTCAGCGGACCGACCTCGCGCAATGCCTCGATGTTCGGTTCACCGGGTCGAGCCTACGTGTATCGCTCGTACGGCATTCACTGGTGCCTCAACTTCGTGTGCCGCGAAAAAGGGCATGGCGCCGCGGTGCTGATTCGCGCGATCGAACCGACCATGGGGCTCGACCGAATGCGTGAGCGACGCGGGCTCGACGAGGCGCGGCTGCTGTGCGCCGGGCCGGGCCGCTTGGCGCAGGCATTGGGCATCGACGACGGCTTTAACGGCAAGCCGCTCGACGCACCACCGTTCTTGCTGATCGCGCCGCCCGATGGCGAGCCCGACGCAGTGGTCGATGCCGGTCTGCGCATCGGCATCTCGAAGGCGATCGACACGCCGTGGCGTTTCGGCGAAAAGGGTTCGCGTTTTCTGAGCAAGCCGCTCGGTCGAAAGCCCTGA
- a CDS encoding GAF domain-containing protein gives MYALHPSDYAPDAFEVRVSELLVATSEGGDPLVSSAVSEVLKLLREKLDMDVVFVSEFVDGRRVFRRIEADADKRMFEEGQSHPLESTFCQRVVDGRMPNMIKDFPNYAGAKDLPKVPFPLGSFMSVPVVLSDGRIYGTLCCFSFAVNEELTQRDLKKLEMSAQLTARRIDEVRAREADMAMANWSLEPTDNLVSSRRAH, from the coding sequence ATGTACGCACTCCATCCATCCGACTACGCGCCCGATGCCTTCGAGGTGAGGGTTTCCGAATTGCTCGTTGCCACCTCCGAAGGTGGCGATCCGCTGGTGAGCAGCGCCGTGTCGGAGGTGCTCAAGTTGCTGCGAGAGAAGCTCGACATGGACGTCGTGTTCGTCTCGGAGTTCGTCGATGGCCGGCGTGTGTTCCGCCGCATCGAGGCCGATGCCGACAAGCGCATGTTCGAAGAAGGTCAGTCGCATCCGCTGGAGTCGACCTTCTGCCAGCGCGTGGTCGACGGCCGGATGCCCAACATGATCAAGGACTTTCCCAACTACGCCGGCGCAAAAGACTTGCCGAAGGTGCCGTTTCCGCTCGGAAGTTTTATGAGCGTGCCGGTGGTGCTGAGCGACGGACGCATCTACGGCACGCTGTGCTGCTTCAGCTTTGCGGTGAACGAAGAGTTGACGCAGCGCGATCTGAAAAAGCTCGAGATGTCGGCGCAGCTCACTGCGCGCCGAATCGACGAAGTGCGAGCGCGTGAGGCCGACATGGCGATGGCCAACTGGTCGCTGGAGCCCACCGACAACTTGGTGTCGTCGCGCCGAGCGCACTGA
- a CDS encoding DEAD/DEAH box helicase, producing the protein MSTLIPALNTCVSRMTTGERRLAERLEQKLGSNYLVWYDVPVGPKRLHPDFIVLHPRRGLLVLEVKDWKLDDIRQAGKLSFEVAPEGVPRSVINPLEQARQYAHQMVAALTQDPQLVQDEGKWRGMLSFPWSYGLVLTHITRRQFVTAELDCVIDSQRVICSDEMTETVDPQTLKSRLWNMFPALMHGMLSIPNIDRVRWILFPEVRVDADADMQVSLDIPLDLPDTMTVLDIQQERLSRSLGDGHRVIHGVAGSGKTLILARRAVQLAKRVTTKPVLVLCYNEPLAVQLASVIASKGLAGKVHVRHFHKWCREQLVSYGQALPVSTETEKLSTAKLMEAFVQRLVRAVDKKQVPSGQYMAVLIDEGHDFKHEWLKLVVQMVDPDTNSLLLLYDDAQSIYERHRTRKFSFRSVGIHAQGRTSMLKVNYRNTKQILDTASRIAGTLLMADKSDNGSGDEDDGIPLLHPVSSGRVGQEPTVVRMPNLQAEALKIAELLSAAHFEGHAWGDMAVICRHHTVMDECAKVLEERMLPHQVRKGLGTFDPEADTIKVMSMHASKGLEFGVVALMGVEEVVGNAVADPDEARLFYVAATRARSKLLITASNSKPAQPVAA; encoded by the coding sequence ATGTCCACCCTGATTCCTGCCCTGAACACCTGCGTGTCGCGCATGACGACAGGCGAGCGGCGTCTTGCTGAAAGGCTCGAGCAAAAGCTCGGCAGCAACTACCTCGTCTGGTACGACGTGCCGGTCGGCCCGAAGCGGCTGCACCCCGACTTCATCGTGCTGCATCCGCGCCGCGGCCTGCTGGTGCTGGAGGTCAAAGACTGGAAGCTCGACGACATCCGCCAGGCCGGCAAGCTGAGCTTCGAGGTGGCGCCCGAAGGCGTGCCGCGCAGCGTCATCAATCCGCTGGAGCAGGCGCGCCAGTACGCGCACCAGATGGTGGCGGCCCTCACGCAAGACCCGCAGCTGGTTCAGGACGAAGGCAAATGGCGGGGCATGCTGAGCTTTCCGTGGAGCTATGGCCTGGTGCTGACGCACATCACGCGGCGCCAGTTCGTCACGGCCGAGCTCGACTGCGTGATCGATTCGCAGCGCGTCATCTGCAGCGACGAAATGACCGAGACCGTCGACCCGCAAACACTCAAGAGCCGGTTGTGGAACATGTTCCCGGCGCTGATGCACGGCATGCTGTCGATCCCCAACATCGATCGCGTGCGCTGGATTCTTTTCCCTGAAGTGCGTGTGGACGCCGATGCCGACATGCAGGTCAGCCTGGACATCCCGCTCGACCTGCCCGACACGATGACCGTGCTCGACATTCAGCAGGAGCGGCTGTCCCGTAGCCTCGGCGACGGCCACCGTGTGATCCACGGCGTGGCGGGCTCCGGCAAAACGCTGATCCTCGCGCGCCGCGCCGTGCAACTGGCCAAGCGCGTCACCACCAAGCCGGTACTCGTGCTTTGCTACAACGAGCCATTGGCGGTGCAGCTCGCGTCGGTCATCGCGAGCAAGGGGCTCGCCGGCAAGGTGCATGTGCGCCACTTTCACAAGTGGTGCCGGGAGCAACTCGTCAGCTACGGGCAAGCGCTGCCGGTGTCGACGGAAACTGAAAAGCTGAGCACCGCCAAGCTGATGGAAGCCTTCGTGCAGCGGCTCGTTCGCGCGGTCGACAAGAAGCAGGTGCCGTCGGGGCAGTACATGGCAGTGCTCATCGACGAAGGCCATGACTTCAAGCACGAGTGGTTGAAGCTGGTGGTGCAAATGGTCGACCCCGACACCAACAGTTTGCTTTTGCTGTACGACGACGCGCAGAGCATCTACGAAAGGCACCGCACTCGCAAGTTCAGCTTCAGGAGCGTCGGCATCCATGCGCAAGGGCGCACATCGATGCTCAAAGTCAACTACCGCAACACGAAGCAGATTCTCGACACCGCGAGCCGCATCGCCGGCACGTTATTGATGGCAGACAAGTCAGACAACGGCAGCGGTGACGAAGACGACGGCATCCCGTTGCTGCATCCGGTGAGCAGTGGCCGCGTCGGCCAAGAGCCGACCGTCGTCCGCATGCCCAACCTGCAGGCCGAGGCCTTGAAGATTGCCGAGCTGTTGAGTGCCGCCCACTTCGAGGGCCACGCCTGGGGCGACATGGCCGTGATCTGCCGCCATCACACGGTGATGGACGAATGCGCCAAGGTGCTGGAAGAGCGGATGCTGCCGCACCAGGTGCGCAAAGGACTCGGCACCTTCGACCCGGAGGCAGACACGATCAAGGTGATGTCGATGCACGCGAGCAAGGGGCTTGAATTTGGCGTCGTGGCGTTGATGGGCGTGGAAGAAGTCGTCGGCAATGCGGTCGCCGACCCGGACGAGGCGCGACTCTTTTATGTAGCTGCGACGCGGGCGAGGAGCAAGCTGCTGATCACCGCGAGCAACTCGAAGCCGGCGCAACCGGTTGCGGCTTGA